The genomic DNA CAAGATTCGAAACACTGCACTTCGACGGTCCGCCCTTCCGGGTCACGCGCGAACACCTGGTAGATGCCGTAGGTCTCGTTGAAACGGGGTCCCTCCACGACCGCGTCCCCCAGTCGCTCCGCGTACTCGTCCACGGCGTCCCGGTCCGGAACGACCAGCGTCAGGATACCCTCCGTCTCGGCGGGCGACCGCTCACAGAACCCGAACCGGAAGCCGTCGAAGTCGAGGATGGTGCAGTCGGGCTGCTCGCGCCAGGTCCCGCAGCCCAGGTCGCGGTAGAACGCGACCGTCTCGTCGAATGCCTCGCTCCGGAAGAAGACGATGCCGCCGTGGTCCATGCGTGCCACCACGCGTGGCGAGGCCTTCGGTGTTCGCCCGAGGCGGGTTCGTACGTCCCCGACCACTCACACCAGCCCGAGCGCCCGCAACCCGCCGAGCCAGTCGAAGTCGAAGACGTAGAGGTAGATCTGTGCGAGGCCGGCGAACACCAGGAGCGCGCCGGCAAGACGCGAGACACGGCCGGTCTGTCCGGAGAGGCGACGGAGCAGGCCCGCACGCCCCACCGCCGCCAGGAGCGTCACCCCGACCATCATCACGGCCATCCCGAGCGCGTACGTCCCGAGGACGAGCACGGCGCCTGTCGGCCCGGACGCGAGCGCCACGAGCGCGAGCCCGACGAACACCGGGGCCGTGCAGCCGGCGGCCGCGACGGCGTAGACGACGCCGAACGCGACGTAGCTCCCCGCAGTCCGTCGCCGCTCGGGCAGCAGGACGTGCAGGTCCGGGAGGAGACCGACGAACAGCGCGCCGCCGAGTCCGACCAGCAGCGCGCCGACGACGGGCTCGAGGACCGCGATGTCGCGCAGCGCACGGGCCCCGAGGGCCGCCGCGATGCCCGCGAGGACACCGTAGACGAGGAAGAACCCCAGGCTCGCGAGGAGACCGACCAGGGCCGCACGGCCGAGCTTCCCCGCCCGAGAGCTCGGTGCGTCGTCGCCCGGCCCCCGGCCGAGGTAGAACGCGACGTAGCCAGGCAGGAGCGGGAACGCGCATGGCGCGAAGAAGGTCGCCATCCCGGCAGAGAACGCGAACGCCAGCCGGCCCGTCGAGACGGGCTCCATCAGGCCCCACCCGCGCCGGCCTCGCGGAGCTTCGCCTCGACGGTGTCGGCCGCGGCGAGGCCGACGTGGCGCCACACCTCGGTCCCGTCGGCGTCGAACACCAGCAGCGTCGGCATCCGTGTCACGCCGAACCGCTCGTTCGTGCGGAGTTCCGTGTCCTGCGCGACGGCCCAGGTCCCCTCGTACGCCGTCCAGAAGTCGCGAACGGCGGCCGTGTCGCTCTCGTTCGTGATGGACAGCATATGGACCGCGGGGAGGGCCTCCCGGACGGCCCGGAGTTCTCGCATCTGTGGCTTGCAGGGCGCACACCACGTCGCCCAGAAATCCAGCAGCGCCGGCTCGGCCGGCAGGACCGGCAGCTCCCCGCCCGGGGAGCCGGCCACGGCCAGCGTCTCCAGGGTGGCCCGGTCGCTGCCGGCGTCACCGCCACCGGCGCCGGCCCCACCCGAGTCCGAGACACAGCCGGCGCTCCCCACCGCGACGGTGGTCCCGACTGCGGCCAGGAAGCGGCGCCGTTGCATGGGAGACGGGATGTCGGCACCGTCCTAAACCCCGCCGCGAGTGTGAGCCGGTCACACACGAACCCGCCGCGGTCATACCCGGTTCGGCCCTCCGTCCGTCCATGTCCACACGCCGACGGTACCTCGCCGGCCTCGGGGTCGCAGCGAGCGGTGCGCTCGCCGGCTGCACCTCCGGAAGCAGGTTCGGTCGGGATTCGGACGGTGGCGACGTCGACCAGGGTGGGGGCCAGTCCCCCGGCGGGGACAGAACCACCGTGGCCGGGCGCAGCCTCCCGATCCCGCGGTCGGACCTGCAGCGCGGCGCCGCGACGGACGCCATCCCGGCCATCATCGACCCCGTCTTCGGCGAGGACTGGTCGGGCTACTCGTCCGACCTGTACGGCGAGTCCCGGCTCTCGGCCGACGACACCGTCGTCGGGATCGAGCGTGGCGGCGAGGCGCGGGCCTACCCGTTGAAGGTACTCAACTGGCACGAGATCGTCAACGATGCGTTCGATGGCCCGCTCCTGGTGACGTACTGCCCGCTCTGTGGCAGCGCGGTGACGGCCGTGCGGACGGTGAACGGGGAGGAGACGACCTTCGGCGTCTCGGGGCTGCTCTTCCGGAACGACCTCGTGATGTACGACGAGGCCACCGACAGCCTGTGGAGCCAGATCGCCGCGACGGCGATCAACGGCCCGGCGACCGGCACCACGCTCCAGCTGGTGCCGTCGTCGCTGACGACGTGGGGGGAGTGGCAGGCGTCCCATCCGGATTCGGTCGTGCTTCGGCCACCGCCCGAATCGGGCACGGTCCGCGAGGACGGTGGCGTCCGCAACTACGCGAAGGACCCGTACGCGGGCTACGCGGTCTCCAGTGCTATCGGCATCAGCGGTCGCCGGTTCCAGGACGACCGGCTCCACCCCAAGACGACGGTCGTCGGCGTCACGAACGGGCAGGAGGCGGTCGCCTACCCGCTACCCGCGGTCCAGCGGGCCGGCGTGGTGAACGACACCGTCGGAGACCTCCCGGTGGTGATGGCGGCGACGGAGGCGGGGACGCTGGTGGCGTACTCGCGGCGTGTCGAGGACGAGGCGCTGGTGTTCGGACGCGCCGACGCCGACCACCTCCGCGCCGGCGGCTCCCGCTGGCGACTCACCACCGGCGCGGCCGTCGACGGCCCCCACGAGGGGACGGTGCTGACGCAGGCGAACGACTCCTCGCCGATGTTCTTCTTCGCGTGGAGGGACTTCAACGACGAGACCACCGTCTACGGCGCCGAGGGCGTGGAGACGACGGAGAACTCGTCCGGGAGCTGACCGAGACGCCCACCACGGGGTGGCCCGGCCCGGTGATATCGGGTCGCAGTCTGATACCGCCGGTCGCGGTCCGGTCATCCCGCACCCGGCACCGCATGGCCGCGCAATACCGAGCCACAGGACTTTACTCGGGACCCGTGGACGTGCGGCCATGCGACGTCAGGCAGCGATTGTGGTGGTGGCTGCGCTGGTGCTCCTCTCGGGGTGTTCGCTCCTCGGGGGGCCGACACCGACGGGGACGGACGACCCGACATCGACGGCCACGGCGACGCCGAGGGCGACGGCGTCACCGACACCTGCGCCGTATCCGTCGGGGTACGCGGCCAGCGGCGTGACGAACGCGACGGCCGCCCGCCAGGGCCACGTCGAGGGGCTCCTCTCGGCCGCCAACTTCACGCTGGGGTACAACGCCACCGTTCGCACCGAGAACGGCACCTCCCGCATCACGCTCGTCCAGGCCGTCTCGCCGGCGGAGCCCCGTGCGGTCTCGGACACGCTCATCTCGGCGTCCGGGACCCGCGGGTCGGGCGCCGTCCGGCGGACCCGGTTCTACGCCAACGGCACCCAGTACCTCCGGGTCCAGCGCGGCGGCAACACGACCTACGGAACCATCGACGGGACCGTCCCGCCGGCCACGTTCGTCGGCCGCCAGTACGTCGACGCGGCGCTGACCAACGTCACCTACGACCGTGCCTCGCGGGTCGAGCGGTCGGGCGGGGCGTTCTTCCGGTTCACCGCGGACGACATCGAGGACCCGGGGGCGCTGCTCTCCTCGCGGGTCGCACCGGAGAACGTCACTGGCGGGAACGTGACGCTGGTCGTGAACGGTGACGGGGTCGTCCAGTCCGTGCGGTACCGGGCGACGGTCCAGCGGGACGGCCGGCCGGTCCGCTACGGCGTGGCCTTCGCCATCGCCGGCATCGACCGGACCCCCGTCCAGCGGCCGGAGTGGGCCCGGGAGGGATAGTGGCCGCGCTCGTCGTCCTGAACGCTCCTGCAGCCGGTCCACGGGGAATCGGCCGAAAGCAATAGGGACCCCCCGTCCATGGTCGGCGACGTATGAGACGCGCGCTGCCTGTGCTACTCCTCGCGGCACTCGTGCTGACAGCCGGCTGCTCGTTCCTCGGTGGTGGTGGGACCCCGACGGGAGCCGACACGCCGACCCCGACCGCGTCACCGACGACGACGGACTCCCCCACACCGACGGCCACGCCGACCCCGGATACCTCGCAGTCCTTCCCCGCGGGGTACGGCGAGTCGGGTGTCACCGACGCCGAGACGGCGCTCTCGAACCACGTCGACGGGCTGGCCGGTCACCAGTCGTTCATCGTCGAGATCAACGGCAGCGTCGCCGCCTCGAACGGCACGCGCGCGCTGCGCCAGCTCCAGTCGGTCGACATCGCCGACGACCGGGCACTCATCGCCGTCAACGGGACGAGCGGCGTGGAGCGGACCTCCTACTTCGGCGACGGCAAGCGCTACGTCCGCCTCGACCCGCCGGGCGAGAACAACACCCGCTACAACGTCACCAACGCCACGCTCGAACCCCGTGGCTTCACCGGAAGCGGGTTCCTCGCCCCGGTCCTCACGAACGCCAGCTACGGCGAGGCGAACGTCACGGAGACGGCCAACGGCACCTTCTACAGCTACACCGCGACGTCGGTCGACCGGTCGGCGTTCCGGGCGCTGCTCGGCCCGTCGGTGGACCCGGAGAACGTGACCCGGTTCGACGCCGGCATCGTCGTCGACGAGGAGGGCATCGTCCGGCGGATGGGCTACCAGGCGGTCGTCGACCGCGGTGACGAGCAGGTGGTCGTGCGTATCGACCTGCGGACGTACGCCATCGACGAGGTCGACATCTCGCCGCCGCCGTGGCTCGACGAGGCACGGCAGACGGACTCGTCGTAGCCCCAACCCTCACGTCCGCCGACTACGTGCTCTCGACGAGGTTGTTGAAGCGGTTGACGTCCTCGTCCGTCCCGGCGACGAAGAGGTCGTCGCCCGGCTCGACGACGAACTCCGGACCGATGTCCGAGTGGAACTCCGCGCCGCGCTCGACCGCGATGACGGTCACACCCGTCCGGGCGCGGACGTCCGCCTCCCCCAGCGACCTGCCCGCGAGGTCGCCGCAGTCGACGCGGACGATCTCGACCTGCTGGTCGAAGGAGATGATGTCCTCCTCGAGGATGGTCGAGGCGAGCATCCGGCCCGCGACGGTGGCGACCGCGAGCACGTAGTCGGCGCCGGCCTGGTACAGCTTCCGCACCGACCCGGTCGCGTCGGCCCGGGCGATGATCTCCACGTCCGGGTACAGCTCACGGACGACCAGCGTGGCGAACACCGCCGTCGTGTCGCTGGAGACCGTGAGGATGACCGTGCCGGCGTTGCCGGCGTCGGCGGCCTCGAACGTCTCGGCCTCGGTCACGTCCCCGACGATATCGACGCCCGGCTTGTCCAGACGGTCGACGACCGTCACGGGGACATCGGCGTCGAGGCCGTCCAGGACGGTCGTTCCGACCTCGTCGAAGCCCGCCAGGACCACCCGGGAGCCGGCCGTCCCGAGGCCCCGGGCCTCCGACAGCGTGAGGCTCTTCAGGCGCTCGAGGGTCTCCTCGCGGCCGGCCGCGACGAGGATGGTCTGGCCGTCGATGCGGGCGTCCGGCGGCGGCGGCGAGACGAACTCGCCGCGGAACCACGCCCCGATGATGTTGGCGCCGGTCCGCTCGCGGATGGCGCTCTCGGCGACCGTGACGCCCGCGAGTTCGGAGCCGCTCTGCACCGGTAGCTCGACGATGTCGAAGTCCGCGCCCTCGTCGAGCTGGACGGAGCCGTCCAGCTCCGGTCGGACGCCGGCCGATACCTTCCGCGCGATGGACTCGCCGATGAGATGCCGGGGCGAGAACACGTCGTCCGCGCCCGCGTAGCGGTGGTAGTCGGCGAGGTCGTGGTCCTCGACGAACGTGACGACCTGCGGCCGCCGGGACGCGTCGGCACGTGCGGGCTGGCCGTCCTCGGGGCCGTGGTCGTGACCGTCGAGGTCGCCGGCCGCCAGCGCGATGGAGGCGTTCGCCTCGTCGCCCACGTCCGCGACGACGGCGTGGGCCTCATCGGCGTTTGCGGCCCGGAGCGTCTGCGTCAGCTTCGGGTCGCCGTGGATGACCGGCACGTCCGTCTCGGTGTACAGCTCGTTGGCCGCGGCCCGGTCGGGCTCGATGACGACGTACGCGCGGTCCCGGGCGTCGAGCTCGTCGATGAGGGCCTCGCCGCGCGAGGAGAACCCCGCCAGCACCACGTGGTCGGAGATGTCGGTGACGGCGGTCGGTGCGGTCTGCGAGAGGCGCTCTTCGACCCAGGGGGCCAGGAAGACGGGGAGCGCGAGGAAGATGAGCGAGACGCCGGTGAGCTGCATCGAGATGACGAGCAGCTGGACCGGCGTCGTCGTCCAGAGCCGGGCGTCCTCGCCGTAGCCGGTCGTGGTGAACGACTCGACGACCGTCAGCATCGCCTTGGTGAACGAGACGGTCCGGCCCTCGAAGAACGAGAGCGCCGCCTGGTAGACCACCGCGTAGAGCACGGCGATGGCGACCAGCGCCGCCAGGTAGAGGACGATGCGGCGGCGATGGCGCTCGGCGTTCGAGTCCCCCCGGTCGCCGTAGGCGAACATGGCCAGGTCCCGCGGGTCCATATCCGACCGAACTCCGGGCGGCCGGATAACGATGTTCGTTCCCGGGCCGGGTGCGGGGCGCTCCGCTCCGGCCCCCCGCCGCATCCGGCGCCGGGGACGGCGGGTTGATGTCGTTCCCGCCACTCCGTTCGACCGTGACACGTCGGACCGAGACCCGCCTCGAACGGACCCCGGACGGCCGCCGGCTCGTGGTGGCGCGCCCGATGCGTGCCTCGCGTGACGCCGTCTGGCGAGCCTTCCGGGACACCCGCCGGTGGCCGGACTGGGGCCCCTCGGTCCGCGCGGTCGACTGCCGGGACCGCTACGTGCGCGCCGGATCAACCGGCCACGTCACGACGGTCGGCGGCCTCAGGGTCCCGTTCGCGGTCACGACCTGCACGGATGGCCGGTGGACCTGGGACGTGGCCGGACTGCCGGCGACCGGGCACCGCGTCACCGGGACCGACCCGGCCGTGGCGGCGTTCGAGGTCCCGCTCGTGGCCGCGCCCTACGCCACCGTCTGCCGCCGGGCACTCCCGCGCCTCGACCGGGTCGCGCTGGCGGACGCGAGGGCGGATTGATGAGTCGTGGGGATCAGGATTATCGCTTAATTGTCCAATTACGATAGATGTGTCGAATATAGTATGCGAAAGGTCGGAGTCCTATAGAAAGTTAGAATATTACTCGAAAACAAGCGATTCAGGTCGCAGGGAGGGGTCTGCAGGAGCCGCGGCTGGCTGGTCGTCGTTCGGGACTGGTTATCGGGGGGAGGAAGCGGAGGTCACGGAGAAGTCGTCGGCGCGATAGAGGTCCTCGCCGAGGCCGGAGCCGTCGCAGTCGTCGTTCGGGCATCGATAGTGCCAGCCGTCCCGTGTGGCTCGCCGCTCGGATACCTTCTCGCCGCACTCCTGGCAGACCAGCTGCGAGGCGGCATCGCATGTGTCCTTGTGGAGCTCGAGTTCGAGTTCCGTGCTGAAGGTCCGCTTGCAGTTCCTGCAGACGTGCGTCATGGGAGAACCTCCAGATGCCTCCGTAATATGTGTGGTGCTTTCCATGTCCGGGGTTCAAGTACGCCAGGCGTCCGACGAAGCGGCGTGGATGTCCGTGTTACGGTGTGTCAACGGGTTCTGGGCTCCGTCGGCACGACCGAGTGGGGGACGGAATCGGGCTCCCTCGCACGGTTCTCACGGGATATAATCAACTGTCCGACAGGATATCAGTCGGGGCGCTCGAGGGTCAGCCGGTCGCGCGTGGTGCAGTAGCCGTCGGCCGCGAGCCGGCCGAGGGCGTCGAACTTCTCGGTGTTCATCTTCCCCTCGGTGAGGAGTGCCTCGTCGGCGTGGAAGCGAACGACCCGACCGAGCGTCGCAGTGTTCGAGCCCAGCTCCAGCGTCTCGTGGAGTCGACACTCGAACGAGACCGGCGCCTCGGCGACGCGCGGGGCGTCCACCTCGCTCGACGGGGTGGCCGTCACGCCACCGAGGTCGAACTCGTCCTCGTCGGTCGTCGCCGCCGTCGCCACCATCGCCTCCGCGAGGTCCATCGACACGAGGTTGACGACGAACGAGCCCGTCTCCCGCGCGTTCCGGAGCGTGTCCTTCTGGCTGCCGTCGCGCTGTTTCCCCGGCGCGAACGCGAGGATCGGGGGGGCGACGCACATCACGTTGAAGAAGGAGTACGGGGCGAGGTTCCGTCCGGCCGGGCCGTCGGTGGACACCCACGCGATGGGTCGCGGGACGACGGCGCCGCTCAGCCAGCGGTACATCGACTCCGTCTCGGGATCGAATTCCATGCACTCGGCAGGGGTGACGGGCGGAAAACGCTGCGGGTCGGTCGCCGCGCGGGCCCCGTTCAGACGAGACCCAGGTCGACCGCGTACGGCCACGGGAGCGACGCCAGGCCGAGGAAGGCGAGGGCCGCACCGGCCAGCGAGACGTTCTTCAGGAACTGGGTCATCTCGGTCTGCTGTTGCTGGGGGTCCTCGACGCTCCAGAAGTCGTGCATCAGGACGGCGGACGCGAGCAGGAACAGCGCCAGTGCGCCGGCACCGAGTACGACGAACGCGCCCGTGATGATGGCGAGGCCGCCGAGGACCAGCATCACGCCCGTCGCGACGACCGAGAGCTTCGGCGCGGGCGCGCCCTGCATCTCGGCGTACCCGGCCATGTCCTCGACGTTCGTGAA from Haloglomus litoreum includes the following:
- a CDS encoding VOC family protein, producing the protein MDHGGIVFFRSEAFDETVAFYRDLGCGTWREQPDCTILDFDGFRFGFCERSPAETEGILTLVVPDRDAVDEYAERLGDAVVEGPRFNETYGIYQVFARDPEGRTVEVQCFES
- a CDS encoding potassium channel family protein, which codes for MFAYGDRGDSNAERHRRRIVLYLAALVAIAVLYAVVYQAALSFFEGRTVSFTKAMLTVVESFTTTGYGEDARLWTTTPVQLLVISMQLTGVSLIFLALPVFLAPWVEERLSQTAPTAVTDISDHVVLAGFSSRGEALIDELDARDRAYVVIEPDRAAANELYTETDVPVIHGDPKLTQTLRAANADEAHAVVADVGDEANASIALAAGDLDGHDHGPEDGQPARADASRRPQVVTFVEDHDLADYHRYAGADDVFSPRHLIGESIARKVSAGVRPELDGSVQLDEGADFDIVELPVQSGSELAGVTVAESAIRERTGANIIGAWFRGEFVSPPPPDARIDGQTILVAAGREETLERLKSLTLSEARGLGTAGSRVVLAGFDEVGTTVLDGLDADVPVTVVDRLDKPGVDIVGDVTEAETFEAADAGNAGTVILTVSSDTTAVFATLVVRELYPDVEIIARADATGSVRKLYQAGADYVLAVATVAGRMLASTILEEDIISFDQQVEIVRVDCGDLAGRSLGEADVRARTGVTVIAVERGAEFHSDIGPEFVVEPGDDLFVAGTDEDVNRFNNLVEST
- a CDS encoding TlpA family protein disulfide reductase; amino-acid sequence: MQRRRFLAAVGTTVAVGSAGCVSDSGGAGAGGGDAGSDRATLETLAVAGSPGGELPVLPAEPALLDFWATWCAPCKPQMRELRAVREALPAVHMLSITNESDTAAVRDFWTAYEGTWAVAQDTELRTNERFGVTRMPTLLVFDADGTEVWRHVGLAAADTVEAKLREAGAGGA
- a CDS encoding DUF3179 domain-containing protein; its protein translation is MSTRRRYLAGLGVAASGALAGCTSGSRFGRDSDGGDVDQGGGQSPGGDRTTVAGRSLPIPRSDLQRGAATDAIPAIIDPVFGEDWSGYSSDLYGESRLSADDTVVGIERGGEARAYPLKVLNWHEIVNDAFDGPLLVTYCPLCGSAVTAVRTVNGEETTFGVSGLLFRNDLVMYDEATDSLWSQIAATAINGPATGTTLQLVPSSLTTWGEWQASHPDSVVLRPPPESGTVREDGGVRNYAKDPYAGYAVSSAIGISGRRFQDDRLHPKTTVVGVTNGQEAVAYPLPAVQRAGVVNDTVGDLPVVMAATEAGTLVAYSRRVEDEALVFGRADADHLRAGGSRWRLTTGAAVDGPHEGTVLTQANDSSPMFFFAWRDFNDETTVYGAEGVETTENSSGS
- a CDS encoding DUF7537 family lipoprotein — protein: MRRQAAIVVVAALVLLSGCSLLGGPTPTGTDDPTSTATATPRATASPTPAPYPSGYAASGVTNATAARQGHVEGLLSAANFTLGYNATVRTENGTSRITLVQAVSPAEPRAVSDTLISASGTRGSGAVRRTRFYANGTQYLRVQRGGNTTYGTIDGTVPPATFVGRQYVDAALTNVTYDRASRVERSGGAFFRFTADDIEDPGALLSSRVAPENVTGGNVTLVVNGDGVVQSVRYRATVQRDGRPVRYGVAFAIAGIDRTPVQRPEWAREG
- a CDS encoding SRPBCC family protein — its product is MTRRTETRLERTPDGRRLVVARPMRASRDAVWRAFRDTRRWPDWGPSVRAVDCRDRYVRAGSTGHVTTVGGLRVPFAVTTCTDGRWTWDVAGLPATGHRVTGTDPAVAAFEVPLVAAPYATVCRRALPRLDRVALADARAD
- a CDS encoding HVO_2901 family zinc finger protein — protein: MTHVCRNCKRTFSTELELELHKDTCDAASQLVCQECGEKVSERRATRDGWHYRCPNDDCDGSGLGEDLYRADDFSVTSASSPR
- a CDS encoding cytochrome c biogenesis CcdA family protein, yielding MEPVSTGRLAFAFSAGMATFFAPCAFPLLPGYVAFYLGRGPGDDAPSSRAGKLGRAALVGLLASLGFFLVYGVLAGIAAALGARALRDIAVLEPVVGALLVGLGGALFVGLLPDLHVLLPERRRTAGSYVAFGVVYAVAAAGCTAPVFVGLALVALASGPTGAVLVLGTYALGMAVMMVGVTLLAAVGRAGLLRRLSGQTGRVSRLAGALLVFAGLAQIYLYVFDFDWLGGLRALGLV
- a CDS encoding DoxX family protein; protein product: MTGLLLQAGPPLFGSPGSGEVFLLARLLFGGVLAFMGLNHFTNVEDMAGYAEMQGAPAPKLSVVATGVMLVLGGLAIITGAFVVLGAGALALFLLASAVLMHDFWSVEDPQQQQTEMTQFLKNVSLAGAALAFLGLASLPWPYAVDLGLV
- a CDS encoding flavin reductase family protein, whose translation is MEFDPETESMYRWLSGAVVPRPIAWVSTDGPAGRNLAPYSFFNVMCVAPPILAFAPGKQRDGSQKDTLRNARETGSFVVNLVSMDLAEAMVATAATTDEDEFDLGGVTATPSSEVDAPRVAEAPVSFECRLHETLELGSNTATLGRVVRFHADEALLTEGKMNTEKFDALGRLAADGYCTTRDRLTLERPD
- a CDS encoding DUF7537 family lipoprotein, which codes for MRRALPVLLLAALVLTAGCSFLGGGGTPTGADTPTPTASPTTTDSPTPTATPTPDTSQSFPAGYGESGVTDAETALSNHVDGLAGHQSFIVEINGSVAASNGTRALRQLQSVDIADDRALIAVNGTSGVERTSYFGDGKRYVRLDPPGENNTRYNVTNATLEPRGFTGSGFLAPVLTNASYGEANVTETANGTFYSYTATSVDRSAFRALLGPSVDPENVTRFDAGIVVDEEGIVRRMGYQAVVDRGDEQVVVRIDLRTYAIDEVDISPPPWLDEARQTDSS